The following coding sequences lie in one Leishmania panamensis strain MHOM/PA/94/PSC-1 chromosome 19 sequence genomic window:
- a CDS encoding hypothetical protein (TriTrypDB/GeneDB-style sysID: LpmP.19.0500): MSTLFKTNAWERSPPSQQNGAAQPNNITTADVSKASSLALLSGCGRDQGTVQDGTSFTHSADALLAAGNPVAETDVLQAGGASTVQYGLVVTKSNKGGAVVVAHQPATFPGLYKDVDYPVYTVFAPPKPPGDMPPRVKRRARPGPVYKNDISTAGARQHRAQREVSRMWRGVLCRRRLQQARTLDEVLNNRVRRIQCWWRSLQARWRLRQLHAIRKEWAKERMARYITGRVENTKNIIYWQHCRYGYAAVLIQRMVRWYLREKQRRECEAQGVPESEWPPALEHPPTHKHSLYFPWRRPYGTAEACQPAPTAGELVATGENALHNRTLLQFREVRAPVPPPTQEEVEAINANMRERNAQQALALTTPETLSRAEWKTENIHRKDLDFNAAVVQRLYRSKQAIVKVNTKKLTEKYLEKNVRIISRTFRMYVLMKRLRIRRATTESQARARVARRSDEKVEALKVAAVWQRDLMDASAMCIQRCWHWYRFEHQGVVPASYAVMQVVPTPPPYGLIDAHLKREREMRWASMNLMERHELEKQKRQLYLRYVPSRVIVCEHIGRFVAAPLAEL, encoded by the coding sequence ATGAGCACTCTTTTCAAAACCAACGCATGGGAGCGCAGCCCGCCGTCCCAGCAGAACGGCGCCGCCCAGCCCAACAACATCACGACGGCGGATGTCAGCAAGGCCAGCAGCCTTGCCTTGCTGAGTGGCTGTGGCAGAGACCAAGGTACTGTTCAGGATGGCACATCATTTACTCACTCCGCCGACGCCCTTTTGGCTGCCGGAAACCCCGTTGCTGAGACGGATGTGCTGCAGGCTGGCGGCGCTTCCACCGTCCAATACGGTCTTGTGGTGACGAAGAGCAACAAGGgaggcgccgtcgtcgttgcGCATCAACCCGCCACCTTCCCTGGCCTCTACAAGGACGTGGATTACCCGGTCTATACCGTCTTTGCGCCGCCAAAGCCCCCCGGTGACATGCCACCACGAGTAAAGCGACGGGCCCGGCCCGGCCCGGTGTATAAAAATGACATTTCCACGGCAGGCGCCCGGCAGCATCGCGCCCAGCGAGAGGTAAGTCGGATGTGGCGAGGagtgctgtgccgccgccgacttCAGCAGGCTCGCACGCTGGACGAGGTGCTGAACAACCGTGTCAGGCGCATCCagtgctggtggcgcagccTGCAAGCGCGGTGGCGACtacggcagctgcacgctATTCGGAAAGAGTGGGCGAAGGAACGAATGGCGCGCTACATTACGGGCCGTGTCGAGAACACCAAAAATATAATCTACTGGCAGCACTGCCGTTACGGCTACGCCGCAGTGCTCATCCAACGGATGGTGCGGTGGTACCTGCgcgagaagcagcgccgtgaATGCGAGGCGCAGGGCGTGCCCGAGTCAGAGTGGCCGCCCGCGCTAGAGCATCCTCCGACCCACAAGCACTCCCTGTACTTCCCCTGGCGGCGTCCGTACGGCACTGCAGAGGCATGCCAGCCGGCGCCGACCGCGGGCGAGCTGGTCGCTACTGGTGAGAACGCGTTGCACAACCGCACCCTGTTGCAGTTTCGCGAAGTCAGGGCTCCGGTGCCACCCCCTACgcaggaggaagtggaggcGATCAACGCAAATATGCGTGAGCGAAACGCGCAGCAAGCGTTGGCGCTGACGACGCCAGAGACTCTCTCTCGTGCCGAGTGGAAGACGGAGAACATCCACCGGAAGGACCTCGACTTCAACGCcgccgtggtgcagcgcctaTACCGTAGCAAGCAGGCCATCGTCAAGGTCAACACCAAGAAGCTGACAGAGAAGTACTTGGAGAAGAACGTGCGCATCATCTCTCGGACGTTCCGCATGTATGTGTTAATGAAGCGTTTACGCATTCGCCGAGCGACAACAGAAAGCCAGGCGCGAGCTCgtgtggcgcggcgcagtgACGAAAAGGTGGAGGCCCTGAAGGTGGCGGCTGTGTGGCAGCGCGACTTGATGGACGCGAGCGCGATGTGCATCCAGAGGTGCTGGCACTGGTACCGTTTCGAACACCAAGGCGTGGTGCCAGCCTCCTACGCGGTCATGCAGGTGGTGCCGACACCACCTCCGTATGGCCTGATCGACGCGCACCTGAAACGAGAGCGCGAAATGCGGTGGGCTTCCATGAACTTGATGGAGCGACACGAGCTGGAGAAACAGAAGCGCCAATTGTACCTTCGCTACGTGCCGTCGAGGGTGATTGTGTGCGAGCACATTGGTCGCTTtgtcgccgcgccgctggcCGAGTTGTGA
- a CDS encoding hypothetical protein (TriTrypDB/GeneDB-style sysID: LpmP.19.0510) — MSEGMTADARVISTADVTQSWSAVENTAAVSLMHCIGRSKRHRMVSSDETQESLASSTLPPSRCHRAFGHDSIEEESATQCDTSLDASMTRPLPTSVAYHVPHDYEKETDVAQQCCSSSGAISYSASSLHTSVAGVPGKQGIITPLAGQRELAISAAEAQCLILEDSVNTDAVVTPAQLQQMRMEAAVGGVHSHAADELSTPYQTRLVTADVLRDWTGWEDLERVLTTQLLVDADAMIGVDQIGEHLPSLSSLKLNGSRLSRVRHLGTGFRALRYLWLNRCHVADLCGIAACCPSLVELYLPFNHVRDVSPVMALSETLEVLDVEGNLLEDAVDLGAVLASLHAVRALSLLGNPLTCKYQARVRDAYRDLLAEERCRDCAIKVASSDVCFPMLPPSEHKTFSHVLSAWVALLMPQLQTLNDVAIDVAVASSFDSFPLHGSSAEEASRRLAAPASTHVDPLDDSLAEELRLVEECVRDTDVFDPLIAAVDVANRHVYMRPSTSCGGVQRRLSPRTAMGVARPFTSLWTRAPTRLGSSRSSTSDASALTTGGILAGNATAGLRRRLAMPHGAAQDSFSATTAAASIVRGREKSTQRGGICENDSQFCATPTATSATDLSEDARIAALLANDSEEEEWDHFKASLLRSQSVSAASMPRLDSSLSTVAAASYHQLLTTQNEEAAATANTLQADNFDKELRIELARLRMRIAKESLEK; from the coding sequence ATGAGTGAGGGGATGACGGCGGATGCCAGAGTCATCTCGACTGCCGACGTCACCCAGTCGTGGAGTGCTGTGGAGAACACAGCTGCAGTGTCGCTCATGCACTGCATTGGGCGAAGTAAGCGTCACCGTATGGTCAGCTCAGACGAGACGCAGGAGAGTttggcgagcagcacgctgccgccctcgcgctgccaccgcgctTTCGGCCACGACAgcatcgaggaggagtcgGCTACTCAGTGTGACACCTCCTTGGATGCATCGATGACGCGCCCTCTGCCGACCTCCGTGGCGTATCACGTGCCCCATGACTACGAGAAGGAGACGGATGTCgcacagcagtgctgcagcagcagcggtgcaatCAGCTACAGCGCGTCTTCTCTTCACACCAGCGTCGCAGGCGTACCCGGAAAGCAGGGCATTATCACGCCACTGGCAGGTCAGCGTGAGCTGGCCATTtccgcggcggaggcgcagtgCCTCATCTTGGAGGACAGCGTCAACACGGATGCGGTGGTCACACCagcccagctgcagcagatgAGGATGGAGGCAGCAGTAGGCGGCGTGCATTCCCATGCAGCAGACGAGCTGTCGACACCTTATCAGACTCGGCTCGTCACCGCAGACGTGCTGCGAGACTGGACGGGCTGGGAGGATCTTGAGCGTGTGCTTACCACGCAGCTTCTCGTGGATGCGGACGCCATGATCGGCGTCGACCAGATTGGCGAACACCTACCGTCCCTTTCATCGCTGAAGCTTAACGGCTCGCGCCTTTCCCGTGTACGCCACCTCGGTACCGGCTTTCGCGCGTTGAGGTATCTTTGGTTAAACAGATGCCACGTCGCTGACCTGTGCGGCATCGCAGCGTGCTGCCCCTCACTGGTGGAGCTATATCTCCCCTTCAACCACGTGCGTGATGTCAGTCCGGTAATGGCGCTGTCTGAGACGCTCGAAGTGCTGGACGTGGAGGGCAATCTACTGGAAGACGCTGTAGACCTTGGCGCTGTCCTCGCCTCCTTGCATGCGGTGCGTGCGCTGTCACTTCTTGGGAATCCGCTCACGTGCAAGTATCAAGCGCGTGTGCGAGACGCGTATCGCGATTTGCTCGCTGAGGAGAGATGCAGGGATTGTGCGATAAAGGTGGCCTCTAGTGACGTGTGTTTCCCGATGTTGCCGCCAAGCGAGCACAAGACCTTCTCGCACGTCCTTTCAGCGTGGGTGGCTCTCCTtatgccgcagctgcagacaCTCAATGATGTTGCCATCGACGTTGCTGTCGCCAGCTCCTTCGACTCGTTTCCTCTGCATGGCTCCTCAGCAGAGGAAGCAAGCCGACGACTCGCAGCGCCAGCTTCCACACACGTGGACCCGCTGGATGATTCCCTGGCCGAGGAACTCCGACTGGTCGAGGAGTGTGTGCGGGACACCGACGTCTTCGACCCTCTTATCGCCGCCGTCGATGTGGCAAACCGGCACGTCTACATGCGcccctccacctcgtgcGGAGGTGTTCAGCGACGCCTATCCCCGAGGACCGCCATGGGGGTCGCCCGCCCCTTCACCTCACTGTGGACCAGGGCACCCACCCGACTCGGCTCTTCTAGAAGTTCAACAAGTGACGCATCCGCACTAACGACGGGGGGGATACTGGCTGGAAATGCGACCGCCGGCCTGCGGCGCCGACTAGCGATGCCGCACGGGGCAGCGCAGGACAGCTtctctgccaccactgctgctgccagcatCGTtagaggcagagagaagagtacGCAACGAGGTGGTATCTGTGAAAACGACTCACAGTTCTGTGCCACTCCTactgccacctccgccactgACCTGAGCGAGGATGCTCGCatcgccgcgctgctggctAACGAcagtgaagaggaagagtgggATCACTTCAAGGCGTCGTTGCTCCGGTCGCAATCGGTGTCGGCAGCGTCCATGCCGAGACTGGACAGCTCACTCAGtacagtggcggcggcgtcctaCCATCAGCTTCTTACAACGCAGAATGAAGAggctgccgcgacggcgaACACGCTGCAGGCTGACAACTTCGATAAGGAGCTGCGCATTGAGTTGGCACGTCTGCGAATGCGCATTGCGAAGGAGAGCCTGGAAAAATAG
- a CDS encoding methionine aminopeptidase, putative (TriTrypDB/GeneDB-style sysID: LpmP.19.0520): protein MPCEGCGSSEAGLQCPTCKKLSLPPSFFCRQDCFKTHWGTHKLKHTDTRNLPATIPTMTEVDERLFNFTGPLRPGRITPRRAVPKEIARPDYADRNDGVSELEEKDSGSNRVIAHSLKSLHEDYNNTELRRGSDILKIKRVNALSREVLDIACAAVKTGITTDEIDRIVHEATIERGMYPSPLNYYNFPKSVCTSVNEIICHGIPDNRPLEEGDIVNIDVSCYLDGFHGDLNETVFVGKPDDESVKIVHTAYACLMAGISVVKPDELYRYVGDAIEARAEKSGCSVVRSYTGHGIGKCFHTAPNVCHYKDNKSSGLMKPGHVFTIEPMINLGTWQDVTWPDNWTSATKDGKRTAQFEHTIVCTPEGVELLTDWKDGIPFYQKQLKEWSIPIPAEDPTEVKI from the coding sequence ATGCCGTGCGAAGGCTGCGGCTCCAGTGAGGCCGGTCTGCAATGTCCGACCTGCAAGAAGCTCAGCCTGCCACCGAGCTTCTTCTGTAGGCAGGATTGCTTTAAGACGCACTGGGGAACGCACAAGCTGAAGCACACCGATACGCGGAACCTTCCCGCCACCATTCCCACCATGACGGAGGTGGACGAGCGGCTCTTCAACTTTACGGGTCCACTCCGCCCCGGAAGGATCACACCACGCCGTGCTGTGCCAAAGGAGATAGCGCGGCCAGACTACGCCGATCGAAACGATGGCGTGTCCGAgttggaggagaaggacagcggcagcaaccgCGTCATCGCCCACAGCCTCAAGAGCTTGCATGAGGACTACAATAACACCGAGCTGCGCCGAGGCTCTGACATCCTCAAGATTAAGCGTGTGAATGCGCTCTCGCGTGAAGTACTGGATATtgcctgcgctgcggtgaagACAGGCATCACGACGGACGAAATTGATCGCATTGTTCACGAGGCCACCATCGAGCGTGGTATGTACCCATCGCCTCTCAACTACTACAACTTTCCCAAATCTGTGTGCACTAGCGTCAACGAGATCATCTGCCACGGCATCCCTGACAACCGCCCACTAGAGGAAGGCGACATTGTAAACATCGACGTCTCCTGCTACCTCGATGGCTTCCACGGTGATTTGAACGAAACAGTGTTTGTAGGCAAGCCAGACGACGAGAGTGTGAAGATAGTGCACACGGCGTATGCCTGTTTGATGGCCGGCATTAGCGTCGTCAAGCCGGATGAGCTGTACCGCTACGTTGGCGATGCCATCGAGGCGCGGGCGGAGAAGTCAGGCTGCAGCGTGGTGCGCAGCTATACCGGCCACGGTATCGGCAAGTGCTTTCACACGGCACCGAACGTGTGCCACTACAAGGACAACAAAAGCTCTGGTCTCATGAAGCCTGGGCATGTCTTTACGATTGAGCCGATGATCAACCTCGGTACGTGGCAGGATGTGACGTGGCCAGACAACTGGACCAGTGCGACGAAGGACGGCAAGCGCACCGCACAGTTTGAGCACACAATCGTGTGCACCCCAGAAGGGGTGGAGTTGCTCACCGACTGGAAAGATGGCATACCCTTTTACCAgaagcagctgaaggagtgGAGCATCCCGATTCCTGCCGAGGATCCCACTGAGGTCAAAATCTGA
- a CDS encoding hypothetical protein (TriTrypDB/GeneDB-style sysID: LpmP.19.0530), producing MQRDVIKWVQSLDLSAPIQNPKRDLATGHLAAEIVARYSGTKYLDLHRLPNGAAAATKRDVWSQVYRALQQLSCTTVTQPLIDAVLQREPNAALTVLEYLYEHFTGQMLSMRGLDAVGTTEDAYVQPGNATRTARLLKVTCRNPNSFSIGAKGESSNAKALLFDPLLSTSPLARANRGCSPTNVIYSAHDTAADGFDTETAAGNDSTRALQHRLALIDNSELAGGANALQAYPHYARPTASTLVHTASGSRKDVVLDRPKYTADEALQRQQNTRIVQQHTVVQRLQGETHGEALASPLRTQADTAAWATDASLSPPSPLHNEAALYAGKSATATESLTALYRGRFYRQPDAPTTTRTPKASTLSRKAKNDKREEAGARRQRGAVAASSADHITILEDTVDHNGAAAPGNPLSTPEYLGSVSGGGGTDGPRVVPKLPVRVYSDSLQTALARRCSQANLQERATALSREHFAKHNYAIRPALSDILADVLAAHKQLQRLFDCCVEDGNSEVLDNVLGHLLAHRDEFPPACIQACWQALGQHVDGLVALLQRNPDEYGYLMESLTFAFSREAAQVPLLHISQTVIVSGDVDNAEQEKIAATTDASLLGLFLSPTRRSTAISSGGGVGVGCAAAAAASTARCRSPLRETASAAEGDLVSPRQRQSLSEALLTATHRAASVATGSFHVPPVAPLSSSRQMAIIDTRDGLSVACAFSFLYRLARQLDVRTATYVLERYVLRSAKPFLLRHGTVAVREAVARIVSATFVPAPPKDAATAEVVDSGAAAIAAAESEEAFAQFLTGTLAHTLLVSSPTAWNGNCGTASTSSGDIHQNSPAKCDVHGTHPLQLRVQRTYWLIVLHAVADYPYATDNGRAAHSDANGPLATCVRKGAMSCLLCTDADLLTIGVGLTVEYSERWLPRDMAPRGLTFDNAVTHARDLFSHVLPPLGSAGNQLSAPWWDTQTTNTWECRLMVLRLCNALLAHPLFAAAGEPSKASTEGSSDDDSAVPRSWRTIVDTAAAKCLWTFANTPSWQLQLALGVTAKSVDQTLTPALTNTWRQLLLGIPAASLLTQLLPYDEAPVRLRILRPLQLAEGIKYEAENDGRKGPQSSARQQLTLISSTKNNRAVPLQSATSALAGKPESWTLAPAMDNGDNSRDLGTRATAESALHLVWGRVLSAYAVLPFNQTWNAQGVVDAVLPPLPVSGGTAPTSSPPAALATAPALPLLVMAAALLSPPTTVTKTAPAAVSMDSPLGLSTSFADDVPVDIDEPNGAFWLEALRRAWPLFQACGASQVSMKQRAPRNVTEETSPQSGDDEEMAALSTGSTTVGSAGLGVHLDDLRTVVLSLFLRFADDAAVASAMAAAAGNGAELCGCAIRWAEELCSDAPTAVEQPQ from the coding sequence ATGCAGCGAGACGTGATCAAGTGGGTGCAGTCTCTCGACCTCTCTGCGCCGATTCAAAACCCAAAGCGTGACTTGGCCACAGGCCACCTTGCGGCGGAGATCGTGGCGCGCTATAGCGGCACCAAGTACCTAGACCTCCACCGACTTCccaacggcgccgcggcggccacgAAGCGCGATGTGTGGTCACAGGTGTaccgcgcgctgcagcaactcAGCTGCACGACTGTAACGCAGCCGCTGATtgatgcggtgctgcaacGGGAACCGAACGCAGCACTCACAGTTCTCGAGTACCTATACGAACACTTTACTGGTCAGATGCTGTCGATGCGCGGCTTAGATGCTGTGGGGACAACTGAAGACGCGTATGTGCAGCCTGGAAATGCCACCCGCACTGCGAGGCTGCTGAAGGTGACATGTAGGAATCCGAACAGCTTCAGCATCGGCGCTAAGGGGGAGTCCTCCAACGCAAAGGCGTTGCTATTCGATCCTCTCCTCAGTACTTCACCGCTGGCCAGGGCTAATCGCGGTTGTTCGCCGACAAACGTGATATACTCAGCCCACGACACGGCGGCAGACGGGTTTGACACCGAGACTGCTGCTGGCAATGACTCGACACGAGCCCTGCAGCACAGACTGGCCCTTATCGACAACAGCGAGCTCGCCGGTGGGGCgaatgcgctgcaggcgtACCCGCATTACGCCAGACCAACCGCCAGCACTCTCGTCCATaccgccagcggcagccgcaagGACGTCGTGTTGGACAGGCCCAAGTACACGGCGGACGAGGCTCTCCAGCGACAGCAGAACACACGTATTGTTCAACAGCACAccgtggtgcagcggctgcaagGGGAGACCCACGGAGAGGCTTTGGCGAGCCCATTACGCACGCAAGCAGACACCGCGGCATGGGCGACAGATGCGTCCTTgtcgcctccgtcgccgctgcacaaTGAGGCCGCGTTGTACGCAGGCAaaagcgccactgccacggAGTCTCTCACGGCGCTGTACCGCGGCCGCTTCTACCGACAACCCGATGCACCGACGACGACAAGAACCCCCAAGGCGTCCACCCTTTCCCGAAAGGCGAAAAATGACAagcgggaggaggcaggTGCCAGGCGCCAGCGTGGCGCCGTAGCGGCATCGTCTGCGGATCACATCACCATTCTTGAAGACACGGTGGACCACAATGGGGCTGCAGCTCCCGGCAACCCGCTCTCCACGCCCGAGTACCTtggcagcgtcagcggcggtggcggcacggATGGACCTCGCGTCGTGCCTAAGCTGCCCGTGAGGGTTTATTCAGACTCCCTCCAAACTGCCCTGGCGCGACGCTGCAGTCAAGCAAACCTACAAGAGCGCGCCACAGCTTTGTCGCGTGAGCACTTTGCCAAGCACAACTACGCCATACGTCCCGCCCTTAGCGACATCCTCGCGGATGTGCTAGCCGCGcacaagcagctgcagcggctcttcGATTGCTGTGTTGAAGATGGCAACAGCGAGGTGCTCGACAACGTTCTGGGGCATCTACTTGCCCACCGGGACGAATTCCCTCCCGCATGCATACAGGCCTGCTGGCAAGCACTCGGGCAACACGTTGACGGCCTCGTGGCCTTACTCCAGAGGAACCCCGATGAGTACGGTTATCTTATGGAGTCCTTGACATTTGCGTTCAGTCGTGAGGCGGCCCAGGTCCCGCTTCTTCACATATCGCAAACTGTCATTGTGTCTGGAGACGTGGATAATGCTGAGCAAGAGAAAATTGCCGCAACAACGGACGCGTCACTGCTGGGGCTATTCCTCTCAccgacgcggcgcagcactgcaATCTCGAGTGGAGGCGGCGTTGGTGTtgggtgcgctgccgctgccgctgcctcgacCGCCCGATGCCGCTCTCCACTCCGTGAAACAGCGTCGGCGGCTGAAGGCGACCTCGTCAGCCCACGACAACGACAGAGCCTCAGTGAAGCACTCCTCACGGCGACACACCGCGCGGCATCTGTGGCGACCGGGTCCTTCCATGTCCCTCCCGTGGcgccgttgtcgtcgtcacgCCAGATGGCCATCATCGACACCCGCGACGGCTTGTCGGTCGCTTGCGCCTTCAGCTTTCTCTACCGCCTCGCGCGCCAGCTCGACGTGCGGACTGCGACCTACGTACTGGAGCGGTACgtgttgcgcagcgccaagCCGTTTCTTCTGCGTCACGGCACCGTGGCCGTCCGCGAGGCCGTTGCTCGCATTGTGAGTGCGACGTTTGTGCCGGCGCCACCAAAGGACGCCGCTACTGCCGAAGTCGTCGACagcggggcggcggcgattgcggcggcggagtcTGAGGAGGCCTTTGCCCAGTTCCTCACGGGTACGTTGGCACATACCCTGCTGGTGTCCTCGCCGACCGCATGGAACGGTAACTGCGGTACGGCATCCACGTCATCCGGTGACATCCACCAGAACAGCCCGGCGAAGTGCGACGTACATGGCACACACCCGTTGCAGCTACGCGTGCAGCGTACGTACTGGCTCATCGTTCTTCACGCTGTTGCCGACTATCCCTACGCCACGGATAATGGAAGGGCTGCGCACTCCGACGCTAATGGGCCGCTCGCCACTTGTGTGCGGAAAGGGGCAATGTCGTGCTTGTTGTGTACCGATGCAGACCTTCTCACCATTGGTGTGGGCCTCACAGTAGAGTACAGCGAACGATGGCTACCCCGCGATATGGCGCCACGTGGCTTGACCTTTGACAACGCCGTGACACACGCGCGCGACCTATTCTCCCACGTGCTTCCCCCTCTCGGCAGCGCAGGGAACCAGCTCTCGGCCCCATGGTGGGACACGCAGACGACGAACACGTGGGAGTGTCGGTTGATGGTTCTGCGACTGTGCAACGCTCTTCTCGCCCACCCActctttgctgctgcaggggaGCCCTCCAAGGCCAGCACcgaaggcagcagcgatgatgacAGTGCGGTGCCTCGCAGCTGGCGTACCATCGtcgacaccgctgctgctaagTGCCTCTGGACGTTTGCCAATACCCCGTCATGGCAGCTGCAGTTGGCACTGGGTGTGACGGCGAAATCAGTCGACCAGACCTTGACGCCTGCCCTGACCAACACGTGGCGCCAACTGCTCCTCGGTATTCCAGCAGCCTCATTGCTGACGCAGCTACTTCCGTATGATGAAGCACCAGTGCGCCTGCGGATCCTGCGCCCACTACAGTTAGCGGAGGGTATCAAGTACGAGGCGGAGAACGACGGGCGCAAGGGTCCACAGTCGAGCGCTCGTCAACAGCTGACGCTGATATCGTCCACTAAAAACAACCGCGCAGTTCCGTTGCAGAGCGCCACTTCAGCGCTCGCCGGGAAGCCGGAATCCTGGACGTTGGCGCCGGCGATGGACAACGGAGACAACTCGCGCGACCTCGGCACCCGTGCCACCGCTGAgtcggcgctgcacctcgtGTGGGGCCGCGTCCTATCCGCCTATGCGGTGTTGCCTTTTAACCAGACATGGAATGCTCAGGGTGTGGTGGATGCGgtactgccaccgctgcctgtCAGTGGCGGTACCGCTCCCACGTcgtcacctccagcagcactggcCACGGCGCCAGCCCTTCCACTACTCGTCATGGCGGCCGCGTTGCTCAGCCCACCCACTACCGTGACAAAgacagcgcctgctgcagtgtcGATGGACTCGCCGCTTGGGCTCTCGACATCTTTTGCCGATGATGTACCCGTGGACATCGACGAGCCAAATGGAGCCTTCTGGCTCGAGGCGCTCCGTCGTGCCTGGCCGCTGTTTCAGGCTTGTGGTGCGTCGCAGGTCTCCATGAAGCAGCGAGCGCCAAGAAACGTCACCGAGGAGACGTCACCGCAAAGTGGTGATGACGAGGAGATGGCAGCCTTATCAACGGGCTCGACTACCGTGGGTAGTGCTGGCCTTGGAGTGCACCTGGATGACTTGAGGACCGTCGtactctctcttttcctccgctTTGCAGacgacgctgccgttgccTCGGCGatggccgcagcggccgggAACGGGGCCGAGCTATGCGGGTGTGCCATTCGCTGGGCGGAGGAGCTGTGCAGCGACGCGCCCACAGCGGTGGAGCAACCACAGTAA
- a CDS encoding hypothetical protein (TriTrypDB/GeneDB-style sysID: LpmP.19.0540): MAKTAHLVGALLALVMCLAATAVSAQRSVECQMVWTGASSNNSLLACLGNKGRIQSQWAFYLYPGFAALIFISTLIVLPIVFCCGCCKACATPEEVKDIGVARCYLWMWIVISVLMACGVCVLLVYGAVLLGQTANQIISDVENRTLDYFNETRMSITTLLTNYSASPPTPPTIDLNAFDSLNGNITYYAHMVRESYLKYFRIAEIVACCVGGVGIFLMLCMLVFAACRCSGCCPIAWSCVYFVFALVFALLAVLFTVSIYVMFAGCGEVNLQYKRAPGIFQWYLVPWCREEFNFRSVRAEVQAQEQRVSQSACSALLMFCDNDPVYPGTDKNHIFMCGNNITSAEQCKSLDDVVTVVLSTYVKPMLTNTLCANRTDMTQLEKCTLEDCASMCVDYQAPFLPAKTYATQIIQAVNFAANASTALSYVYPLLECNFIIDKVANTVESLQYDSSFTAKNYDVHSCSAIRTSSVMLGTGFFVGSLMYILGIYVMHRGAWVWAERKVQCDTSEKRLGASSTENVVAHNAQ, from the coding sequence ATGGCTAAAACAGCGCACCTCGTGGGCGCTCTGCTGGCCCTTGTCATGTGcctggcggcgacggccgTCTCGGCGCAGCGGTCGGTGGAGTGCCAGATGGTGTGGACAGGCGCGTCCTCTAACAACAGCCTGTTGGCCTGCCTGGGGAACAAGGGTCGCATCCAGTCTCAGTGGGCCTTCTACCTGTATCCCGGCTTCGCTGCCCTCATCTTTATCTCTACGCTCATTGTGCTGCCAATCGTGttctgctgcggctgctgcaagGCGTGTGCGACgccggaggaggtgaaggacaTCGGCGTTGCTCGCTGCTACCTGTGGATGTGGATCGTGATTTCGGTGCTTATGGCgtgcggcgtgtgcgtgctgctggtgtaCGGCGCCGTCTTACTGGGGCAGACCGCCAACCAAATCATCAGTGACGTCGAGAACCGCACGCTGGATTACTTCAACGAGACCCGCATGAGCATCacgacgctgctgacgaACTACAGTGCGAGCCCACCGACACCACCGACGATTGACCTCAATGCCTTCGACTCTCTCAACGGCAACATTACGTACTACGCGCATATGGTTCGCGAGAGCTACCTCAAGTACTTTCGCATTGCCGAGATCGTGgcgtgctgcgtcggcggcgttggTATTTTCCTGATGCTGTGCATGCTGGTCTTCGCGGCTTGCCGTTGCAGTGGGTGCTGTCCGATTGCGTGGAGCTGCGTGTACTTTGTGTTCGCGCTTGTATTCGCGCTGCTTGCCGTGCTGTTCACGGTGTCCATCTACGTGATGTTCGCCGGCTGCGGCGAGGTGAACCTCCAGTACAAGCGTGCGCCCGGCATCTTCCAGTGGTACCTGGTGCCGTGGTGCAGGGAGGAGTTCAACTTCCGGTCGGTGCGGGCTGAGGTGCAGGCCCAGGAGCAGCGGGTCTCGCAGAGCGCCTGCTCGGCGCTCTTGATGTTCTGCGACAACGATCCGGTGTATCCGGGGACGGACAAGAACCACATCTTCATGTGTGGCAACAACATCACCTCTGCGGAGCAGTGCAAGTCGCTTGACGACGTGGTGACGGTCGTTTTGTCTACATACGTGAAGCCCATGCTGACCAACACGCTGTGTGCGAACCGGACGGACATGACGCAGCTGGAGAAGTGCACACTGGAGGACTGCGCATCGATGTGTGTGGACTACCAGGCGCCTTTTCTGCCTGCCAAGACGTACGCCACTCAAATTATACAGGCTGTCAACTTTGCTGCGAATGCGAGCACTGCGCTGTCGTACGTGTATCCACTGCTGGAGTGCAACTTCATCATTGACAAGGTTGCCAACACCGTCGAGTCGCTGCAGTACGACAGCAGCTTCACCGCGAAGAACTACGATGTACACAGCTGCTCTGCGATCCGCACGTCCTCGGTGATGCTGGGCACCGGCTTCTTTGTCGGGTCGCTCATGTATATTCTCGGCATCTACGTCATGCACCGCGGTGCCTGGGTCTGGGCTGAGAGGAAGGTGCAGTGCGATACATCGGAGAAGAGGTTGGGTGCTTCCTCTACAGAGAATGTCGTTGCACATAACGCACAGTGA